The genomic DNA GCTGCCACGTCCGTAATCGGCGCATCGCCGATCAGGGCGGGCAGCGCCATGTCGGCGGTCAGCGCCATGTCCGTGCCGCGCAGCACCGTCTCGCCGGCGATCAGGCCACGGGTAAAGCCATTGTCCGGTTCGGGCAGCAGCAGCGGCGCGGGAATGATGATGTCGGGGTCCAGCCCATGATGCTGCGCCCAGAGCAGCCAATGCTGCATATCCGCGCGGCTGGCGACGGCGACGATATGCGGCCGGGCCGGATCGTCATTCGCATCGGTCGCGGCGAACAACTGGTCGGCGGGCAGCAGGCTCCCCGCCAGCGCCGCGAGGCGGGCGGCGGCCCGCCCCTGCCGCACCGGCAGATCGGGATGGGCAATCCAGTGCAACGCCACCAGCGCGGCGGGCGGCACCAGCAGCACGCGGGCCTTGTCCGGCAACGCCGCGATGCCGCAGGCGGCGAGCCAGTTGGCGCCCTCGCCCGACTGGGCCAGCGCGCCGTCGATCACGCGCATCCAGCGCGCCGGGGCGTCCGCCGCTTCGGGCAGCAGCACGATCAGGGCGTCACGACCGCTCACGCGCCCGCCCCCCAGCTACGCCGCGCCAGCCGGGCCGGGCTTTCCCGCGCGTCGATCAGCGACTGCTCCACTATTTGGGTTGCCCCGACTTCCACCGACACAGTCACTCCAAAAAATCCCGTCTTGAGCTTTACCTGTTCCGCCACCTCAGCCGCGGGTGACAGGCCCGCCAGCGATGGCAGCGCCCAGAATTGCACCGTGCTGCCGTAGCCGTCCGCTGGCCGCTGCGCCAGCAATTGCCGCGCCTGCGCGACAGTCAATTGCCCCGGCAGCAGCATGGCGAAAAGCGGCGCCTGACCGGGCAGCAGCGTATTGATGTTGATCGGCGACAAATCCGTGACTGGCAGCGCGCAAATCCACGGCTTCACCAGATCATAGATGGCGGGCGTGATCCCGGCCACCGCGCGCAGCTCGCTGGGGTCGATCATCATGCGATTGGGCGTGCGATAGGGGCGCGCATATTGGGCGTAGCTCTCATCCTCGGCACCGCCGGGTTGCGGCACGCTGTCGCTGTCGATCCAGTCGGCCAGCCCGTTGGCCGCGCCCTGCGCCTGTCGGGAATCGACGCCCAGCACTTCCAGCAACGACTGGAACTGGGTGACGCCGATCGGGCGCACTTTCAGCGCCGCCTCGCTCTCACCGCTGACCACGCTGTTGAGGTTGAAGCAATTGCCGCCATCGGTGACGCGCGCGATGGCAACGCCGCCCGGCACCGGAACGCTCTGCGGCGTGCCGAGCCAGTCACCCGCCAGCGTGATCTTCGCCGGATTGCTGGCGGTCAGGTCGGCGATGCGCAGCCGCGCCATCTCGGTCCCGGCGTCGGCATAGGCCCGCGCCTGATCGACCGCGCCGCCATTGCCGGTCATGCGCGTGGCCAGCGCGACCCGCTCCAGCGCGGTCGAGGCGACCACCGCCATCACCGCCACCAGCAGCAGCACGGTCAGCAGCGCCGCGCCCTGTTCCCTGTCATTGTGCGGATCAGGCACCGGCCGCGCCCTCCATCTTCTCGACCGGGCCAGGCGCGACCAGGAAGCGCAGCGTCACCGGCGGTTCGCCAGTACGCGTCACCGTCATTTCAACCGCCCTGGGCATCAGGTCGGGCTGGCTGGGCGTCCATTCCTCCCGCCACTGCCCCTGTCCGTCGCGGAAACGCAGCGTCACCGCCTCCACATTGTCCAGCAGTGCCGCCGGATCGTCACCGGCCGCGCCGTCAAGCTGGGCATAGCTGCGTCGTTCCAGCCGGCCTTGCCGCACCCAATATTCGACCTTTTGCAGCGAAGGACGCGGCAGATCGCCCAGATTGTCCCAGCCGCCCCGCACGAATTGCAGCACCGGCTGGCCCTCGCCATCGTCATGCGCCCAGAAAGCGGGGGCGTTGGTGCCGGTTTCGGTGCGGGTGATACGCGGCACCGCCTGCCCCAGATCGGCGGCGAGCGCCCCGCCCGCGCGCTGGACAGCCGCCATGTCGTCAAGCCGCGCCTTGATCTGCGCCTGCGCCGACACGCTGTTGCCCAGCAGCAGCACCCCGGCCGCGGCCAGCATCGCGAAGATCATCAGCGCGACGAGCAGTTCTATTAGGGTGAAGCCCTGTTCTTCGGCTCGCGACGGATGGGAGCAGTGGCACATCATTCGGCCACCCGCACGAAACTCAGCACCACCGGCGACGCGCCCGGCTGGCCGTCGACGGTCAGGTCGACCTGCAACAGCCGCTTGTCGTCCATCGCCTTCACCGAACGGGACCAGTGCCACCGCCGCCCGCCATTCTCGACCGCGCCATCCTCTTCGCCGATCGAGGGCGGCGCGGGGTCGCTCTGCACCTCCACCATCAGGTTGCGGGCGACGATCTGGCCCAGCGCCTTGCTGTCCAGATCGGCGGCGGTGCGCAGGGTCACGCCCTGCAACCGCACCAGCGCCAGCGCGGCCAGGCTGAACACCGCCAGCGCGACCAGCATTTCCAGCAACGTAAAGCCGTGTTCGGCGGAACGCCTAAAAGACCTGAAGCCATGCTCCTCCGCACCCGATCGTGTTCCCGCGAAGGCGGGAACACGGTTCTGACCATGCGAATGGCGTTCCGCCTGCGCAGGAGCGCGGAGCATAGCATTACCCACCGACCATGACCTTTCCCGCCATGTCGACGGTCACGGACACCCGCTCGCCTTCGCGGGCGAGGGTCACGGTCAGCGGGTCGGTCGGCAGGCCGGTGCCGTCGAAGGCGATCTGCTGGCGGCCATCCTTGCCCACCAGCGCGCGGGTGCCCGCCTTCCAGTTGGCGGTGACAAAGGGCTTGTCCTCGATGCCCGCCCATTGCCCGCCCTCGCGGCGCTGGAAACCATAGCCGGAGGCGGAGACCCACAGTCCCATCGGGCGCGCGGTCACGACCGCTTCGTCGCGCGCGGCGGCAACGCGCGCGGCGAAGCGGTCGGCATCCTCCACCACCCGACCGCGCGGGTCGGGGATGGCCAGGACGACGGCGGCCGAAATGAAGCCGATGATCGTCAGCACGACCATCAGCTCAAGAAGGGTAAATCCGGCCTGCGAGCGATTAAAGCTCGCTGGAATAGATGTCGGCATTCTCATTCTCGCCGCCCGGCTGGCCATCCGCGCCCAGCGAACTGATGTCGAACGCGCCCTTGCGCCCCGGCACGGTATAGACATAGGCGCGACCCCACGGATCTTGCGGCAGCTTCTTGATATAGCCGCCCCGGCGATAACGCTGCGGCTGCGCCAGCGACGCGGGCGGATTGAGCAACGCCTGCAAGCCGTCCGACCCCGCCGGATAGGTGAGGTTGTCGAGCCGATATTGCTCCAGCGCCTGCTCGATGGTCGATATGTCGGCCTTGGCCTTTTCGACGCGGGCGGTGTCGGTCGCGGGAATGACGTTGATCGCCACGATCGTCGCCAGCAGGCCGATGATGACGATCACGACCATCAGTTCTACGAGGGTGAAGCCGGCTTCATTATCTCTCCCCTCCCTGGAAGGGAGGGGTCGGGGGTGGGTGGCGAGCGTAGCGAGCCTCCTACGGAGGCTACCCACCCCTAACCCCTCCCTTTCAGGGAGGGGAATGAAAGAGGCGCAAAGTTGGTCGATAGGCATATTCACTCCTTCACGCGCCGGTCAGGCTTTGCAACTGCAAAATCGGCAGCAGGATGGACAGGATGATGACGGCGACGATGCCCCCCATCAGTATGATGATAACCGGCTCCAGCATCGCCAGCGCGGCGGAGGTGAAGCTGTCAAACTCGCGCTCCAGATAGTCGGCGGCGCGCTCCAGCATCGTGTCGAGCCGCCCCGCGCTTTCCCCGCTCGCGGCCAGATAGACCAGCAGCGGCGGAAACACCCCGGCCCGGCGCAGCGCGGCGGACAGGCTGCCGCCGCCCCGGATCGCCTCGACAATATCGTCGGACGCCTTGCGCAAAACCCGATTGTGAACCGTGTTGGCGGTCAGCGACAGGCCTTCCATCAGCGGCAGGCGGCTGGCCACCATGGTCGACAGCGTGCGCGCCATCCGCGCCGCGTGCAGATCGCGGATCAGCCGTCCCAGCAGCGGCAACCCCAGCAGCATCGCGTCGAAGCGATAGCGAAAGCGCTCATTTTTCAGCGCGCGCCAGAAACCGAAGCCGACAAGGCCCATCAGGATCAGCAACAGCCACCAATAGCCTGCGAGGAAAGCGGACACCGCCATCACCATCCGCGTCAGCAGCGGCAATTCCTGCCCCACCGTGTCGAATTGCTCCACCACCTTGGGCACGACGAAGATCATCAGCGCCGCGACCACGAACACGGCGAAGGTCGCCAGCACCGATGGATAGGCGATGGCGGTCAGCACCTTCGACCGCATCACCGCCTGCCGTTCCATCAGGTCGGACAGCCGCTCCATGATCGTGGGCAGGCTGCCGGAGCTTTCGCCGGCAGAAATCATCGCGCGATAGAGGGCCGGGAAGCTTTTCGGTTCCGCGCCCAGCGCATCGGCCAGCCGCCGCCCTTCCAGCACGCCGCCATGCACCTTGCCCACGATCGCGCGGACATGATCCTGCTCGCTCTGCTTGCCGATGGTGCGCAGCGATTCCTCTAGCGGGCTGACCTGGATCAGCGTGGAAAGCTGGCGGGTAAAGAGCGTCAATTCCTTGGGCGAAAGGCGCGGCGCGCGCAGCGACAGGCCGGCCCGCCTGCGCGCCGCCTCCACCGCGCCCGGCTCCAGCCGCACGACGAACAGCTTGCGCGCGTCGAGCTTCGCCCGCGCGTCATCGATCGTCTCCGCCTTGATCCTGCCGCCGCGCTCCTTGCCCGCCGGGTCGATCGCCACATAATCGAAATCAGCCATCGACGATGGTTTCCACCTCGGTCGCGTCGCGGCGCGACACGCGGATCGCCTCCTCCGCCGTGGTCTGGCCGTCACGCACCAGCGCGCGCGCGGCCGATCCCAGATTGGGGGCGTTCAGGAAAGCATGGCGCGCGATCAGCGATTCATCGCCGCCATCGTTGATGAGCCGGCGGATGGTATCGTCCACGCGGATCGCCTCGAACACGCCGATCCGGCCCTTATAGCCGGTGCCGCTGCATTCCTCGCACCCCTTCGCCCGATAGATGATCGTTCCGGGATCAAAGCCCAGCAGCGCGCTGGCCGACTTGTCCGCCTGCACCGGCTCGCGGCAATGCTGGCACAGCCGGCGCACCAGCCGCTGGGCGATGACCGCGCGCAATGTGGACGCCAGCAGGAACGGCTCCACCCGCATGTCGCGCATCCGCGTGATCGCCCCCACGGCGTCATTGGTATGAACCGTCGACAGCACCAGATGCCCCGTCAACGACGCCTGCACCGCAATCTCCGCCGTCTCGCGGTCGCGGATTTCGCCGACCATCACGACATCGGGGTCTTGCCGCAGGATCGCGCGCAGCCCCGCCGCGAAGGTCAGCCCGACCTTCGCATTCACCTGCGTCTGGCCCACGCCCTCGATCGCATATTCGACCGGGTCTTCGACCGTCAGGATATTGCGGCTGCCATCGTTCAGCGTGCGCAGGCCGGCATAGAGCGTCGTCGTCTTGCCCGACCCCGTAGGCCCGGTGACAAGGATGATGCCATTGGGTTCGCTCAGCCCCTCGCGGAAAATCCGGTCGGGCGCGCCGGTCATGCCCAGCAGGTCGAGCGTGATGCCGGCATTTTCCTTGTCCAGGATACGCAGCACCACCCGCTCCCCCGCCCGGCTCGGCAGGGTGGAAACGCGCACGTCCAGCAGCTTGCCGCCCAGCGTCAGGCCGATGCGGCCATCCTGCGGCACGCGCCGCTCGGCAATGTCGAGCCGCGCCATCACCTTGATGCGGCTGACGACGACCGGCGCGACATGGGGCGGCATCCGCAACGTTTCGCGCAGCACGCCGTCGATCCGCATCCGTACGATCAGCCCGGTTTCATAGGGTTCGATATGAATGTCGGACACGCCCTGCCGCGCGGCTTCGGCGATGATACCGTTGATCAGGCGGATCGCCGGCGCGTCGTCCGCGCTGTCGAGCAGGTCGTCGGCGGTCGGGATGTCGGCGGCCAATATGTCCAGTTCGTCCGCGCCGACCTCCAGCGATCCGGCCATCGCCGCCGCGCTGCCGTCCATCGCATAATGGTCCGACAGATGCCGGTCGAACTGGGTGGGTTCGACAAAGCGCACGTCGAAACTGCGCGCCAGGTGCCGGCGCACCTCCAGCAATATGCGCGGGTCGCTGCCTTCGCGCACCGCGATGGTCAGCCGGTCGCCCTCCGGCGGCAGCAGGACGACGCCATGCTTGCGGGCAAAGGCATAGGGAATGTCGATGGCGCGCGACGCACCGGATAGTGAAACAGCCTCCCCCTGTTTCGCGTCGGTCATTTCCGCTCTCCGCTTGCGGGAAGCTCGACCGGGCGGACGATCCCGCTCGACTGGCGAACGACAGGCTCGATGACCTGCGCCGGGGCGGCCGCCTGCGGCTGGACCACCGCGTCGCCCGGCTGCTGCGGGATCGGCGGCAGGGCGCCCATATAGTCGCGCACCAGTTCGTCGATCGTGGGTTCGGCCTGCGGGTCGCGCTGCAACTGCATCGCGCGCACATAGCCATAGCGCTGCTGCGTCAATTTCAGCGCATCCTCCTTCGACCGCAATATGGTCGGGCGGATGAACACCATCAGGTTCGTCTTGGACCGGCTGTTGCTGCGCGACTTGAACAGTTCGCCCAGGCCCGGAATGTCGGACAGCAACGGAATCCGCTCGATCGTGCGCCGCTCATTGTCGTCCAGCAGCCCGCCCAGCGCCAATATCTCGCCATCGTCCACCGTGACGGTCGTCTCGATCTCGCGCTTGTTGATGATCAGGTCGCTATTGTCGTTGCTGACCGGGCCGGCCACGCTCGACACTTCCTGCTTCAGGAACAGCTTGATCGCGCCGCCGGTGTTGATCTGGGGCTTCACTTCCAGCTTGATGCCGACATCCTGCCGCTGGACGGTGCGGAACTGATTATCGAAATTCTGGCTCAGCGCCTCGCCGGTCGTCACCGGCACCTGCTGACCGACCAGGATCGACGCCTTCTGATTGTCCAGCGTCATGATCGACGGCGTGGACAGCAGGTTGCTCTTGGTGTCGGATTTCACCGCATTGATGATCGCGCCGAAAATGCCGTTCTTGCCGATGCTGCCGCCCAGCCCCGCGATCGCGCCGGTGGCGCTTTGCAGGCTGCTGATCGCCGCCGACTGGAGCGTGCTGGCCAGGTCGCTATTGGTCTGCGTCTCGGTCGTCGTGGTGGTGCCATCGGCGGCCACCACCGTCGTCTTGGTCGTGCCCAGCCTGTCGGCCGCATAGGCGCCGGCCAGCGTCAGCAGATTGGGCGACGCATTGCTGTAATTGGTCGCGGCAAAACCCGTCGACGTGCTGCCCAGCAGGAATTGCACGCCCAGCTTCTTGGCGGCGGCATCGCTGATCTCGACGATGATCGCCTCGACCAGCACCTGTTCGCGCCTTGTGTCGAGCTGGCGGATGGTTTCGCCCAGCATCCGCTGCACGTCGCTATTGGCCGCGACGATGATGGCGTTCGCGCCTTCATAGCGGGTGACGATCGCCGGGCCGCGCGTATTGATGCCGGTGCCGCCGGACGAGGAGGAAGAGGATGCCGCCGCGACCGGCGCGGCCGCCTGCGATGCCGGGGCGCCGCCGCCCTTGACCGTGGCGGACGCGTCCGAACTCACCGGCTGGCTGGTCGACTGGCCCACCAGCTGTTGCAGCACGGGCAGCAGCTTTTCGGCATCGGCATGTTCCAGCCAATAGACCCGGATTTCGGTACCACTCGCCGCCTGACGATCCAGTTCGCGCGCCATATTGGCAAGGCGGG from Sphingobium sp. CAP-1 includes the following:
- the gspF gene encoding type II secretion system inner membrane protein GspF, which gives rise to MADFDYVAIDPAGKERGGRIKAETIDDARAKLDARKLFVVRLEPGAVEAARRRAGLSLRAPRLSPKELTLFTRQLSTLIQVSPLEESLRTIGKQSEQDHVRAIVGKVHGGVLEGRRLADALGAEPKSFPALYRAMISAGESSGSLPTIMERLSDLMERQAVMRSKVLTAIAYPSVLATFAVFVVAALMIFVVPKVVEQFDTVGQELPLLTRMVMAVSAFLAGYWWLLLILMGLVGFGFWRALKNERFRYRFDAMLLGLPLLGRLIRDLHAARMARTLSTMVASRLPLMEGLSLTANTVHNRVLRKASDDIVEAIRGGGSLSAALRRAGVFPPLLVYLAASGESAGRLDTMLERAADYLEREFDSFTSAALAMLEPVIIILMGGIVAVIILSILLPILQLQSLTGA
- the gspG gene encoding type II secretion system major pseudopilin GspG, producing the protein MGSLRRRLATLATHPRPLPSREGRDNEAGFTLVELMVVIVIIGLLATIVAINVIPATDTARVEKAKADISTIEQALEQYRLDNLTYPAGSDGLQALLNPPASLAQPQRYRRGGYIKKLPQDPWGRAYVYTVPGRKGAFDISSLGADGQPGGENENADIYSSEL
- a CDS encoding GspH/FimT family pseudopilin, which codes for MPTSIPASFNRSQAGFTLLELMVVLTIIGFISAAVVLAIPDPRGRVVEDADRFAARVAAARDEAVVTARPMGLWVSASGYGFQRREGGQWAGIEDKPFVTANWKAGTRALVGKDGRQQIAFDGTGLPTDPLTVTLAREGERVSVTVDMAGKVMVGG
- the gspL gene encoding type II secretion system protein GspL; this translates as MSGRDALIVLLPEAADAPARWMRVIDGALAQSGEGANWLAACGIAALPDKARVLLVPPAALVALHWIAHPDLPVRQGRAAARLAALAGSLLPADQLFAATDANDDPARPHIVAVASRADMQHWLLWAQHHGLDPDIIIPAPLLLPEPDNGFTRGLIAGETVLRGTDMALTADMALPALIGDAPITDVAAGVIEGRAIAALDTPPIDLRQGDFARRVRRAIDRQALGRVALWSGVILFLCLATALVGIIKQQADASRLDSESIALARQVLPGATDAAQAQVELEGRLAARGAGGRAFTAPVASLLAAVQDAPGVALTSLSRDPDGMVRATLAAAKAEDINLVLLALQAAGFTITATPSQEPGGRTLADITVRS
- the gspE gene encoding type II secretion system ATPase GspE; the encoded protein is MTDAKQGEAVSLSGASRAIDIPYAFARKHGVVLLPPEGDRLTIAVREGSDPRILLEVRRHLARSFDVRFVEPTQFDRHLSDHYAMDGSAAAMAGSLEVGADELDILAADIPTADDLLDSADDAPAIRLINGIIAEAARQGVSDIHIEPYETGLIVRMRIDGVLRETLRMPPHVAPVVVSRIKVMARLDIAERRVPQDGRIGLTLGGKLLDVRVSTLPSRAGERVVLRILDKENAGITLDLLGMTGAPDRIFREGLSEPNGIILVTGPTGSGKTTTLYAGLRTLNDGSRNILTVEDPVEYAIEGVGQTQVNAKVGLTFAAGLRAILRQDPDVVMVGEIRDRETAEIAVQASLTGHLVLSTVHTNDAVGAITRMRDMRVEPFLLASTLRAVIAQRLVRRLCQHCREPVQADKSASALLGFDPGTIIYRAKGCEECSGTGYKGRIGVFEAIRVDDTIRRLINDGGDESLIARHAFLNAPNLGSAARALVRDGQTTAEEAIRVSRRDATEVETIVDG
- the gspJ gene encoding type II secretion system minor pseudopilin GspJ, whose translation is MMCHCSHPSRAEEQGFTLIELLVALMIFAMLAAAGVLLLGNSVSAQAQIKARLDDMAAVQRAGGALAADLGQAVPRITRTETGTNAPAFWAHDDGEGQPVLQFVRGGWDNLGDLPRPSLQKVEYWVRQGRLERRSYAQLDGAAGDDPAALLDNVEAVTLRFRDGQGQWREEWTPSQPDLMPRAVEMTVTRTGEPPVTLRFLVAPGPVEKMEGAAGA
- the gspD gene encoding type II secretion system secretin GspD, encoding MTRKFLLSAAMALALATPIAASAQQTLNVRDADIRAFIQDAARVTGRTFIIDNRVQGKVSVVTDRPLSRSEYFEIFLSTLRANGLVAVPAPGGAYRIQPVDGAAGQPSGVGGATNRNSFVTEVFRLRSIDAASALETLRPLVSKEGSVTANRGGNSVVVADYADNIARIRQVIARIDRDTAATQMVMLKNAGAREIATSLQALVASGGGENAAPSAATVVPIDSSNAVAIRGDANTVARLANMARELDRQAASGTEIRVYWLEHADAEKLLPVLQQLVGQSTSQPVSSDASATVKGGGAPASQAAAPVAAASSSSSSGGTGINTRGPAIVTRYEGANAIIVAANSDVQRMLGETIRQLDTRREQVLVEAIIVEISDAAAKKLGVQFLLGSTSTGFAATNYSNASPNLLTLAGAYAADRLGTTKTTVVAADGTTTTTETQTNSDLASTLQSAAISSLQSATGAIAGLGGSIGKNGIFGAIINAVKSDTKSNLLSTPSIMTLDNQKASILVGQQVPVTTGEALSQNFDNQFRTVQRQDVGIKLEVKPQINTGGAIKLFLKQEVSSVAGPVSNDNSDLIINKREIETTVTVDDGEILALGGLLDDNERRTIERIPLLSDIPGLGELFKSRSNSRSKTNLMVFIRPTILRSKEDALKLTQQRYGYVRAMQLQRDPQAEPTIDELVRDYMGALPPIPQQPGDAVVQPQAAAPAQVIEPVVRQSSGIVRPVELPASGERK
- the gspK gene encoding type II secretion system minor pseudopilin GspK, with the protein product MPDPHNDREQGAALLTVLLLVAVMAVVASTALERVALATRMTGNGGAVDQARAYADAGTEMARLRIADLTASNPAKITLAGDWLGTPQSVPVPGGVAIARVTDGGNCFNLNSVVSGESEAALKVRPIGVTQFQSLLEVLGVDSRQAQGAANGLADWIDSDSVPQPGGAEDESYAQYARPYRTPNRMMIDPSELRAVAGITPAIYDLVKPWICALPVTDLSPININTLLPGQAPLFAMLLPGQLTVAQARQLLAQRPADGYGSTVQFWALPSLAGLSPAAEVAEQVKLKTGFFGVTVSVEVGATQIVEQSLIDARESPARLARRSWGAGA